The proteins below are encoded in one region of Rhododendron vialii isolate Sample 1 chromosome 7a, ASM3025357v1:
- the LOC131332870 gene encoding uncharacterized protein LOC131332870: MYLNSWSNPTIGNIKLNTYGCWYDSNGIGGFGGLFRNHLGDWIMRYYGKRRFNSSLEAELWSIHKGLEIILERKLENVKIESDSPIAVNLITEGNPDNHPRVLGAKHTEDLVFVTDMPIAMREFVIRDSLNIRYHPVK, encoded by the exons ATGTACCTAAACTCGTGGTCTAACCCAACTATAGGAAATATTAAGCTGAATACGTATGGCTGCTGGTATGACTCTAATGGAATAGGAGGGTTTGGAGGCTTATTCAGAAACCACTTGGGAGATTGGATCATGAGATACTATGGCAAGAGAAGATTTAATTCGAGCTTGGAGGCAGAGCTATGGAGCATACACAAGGGACTTGAAATCATATTAGAAAGGAAGCTGGAAAATGTGAAGATCGAATCAGACTCACCCATAGCGGTGAACCTCATCACAGAAGGAAACCCAGACAATCACCCCAGAGT GTTGGGAGCTAAACACACGGAAGATCTTGTGTTTGTTACGGACATGCCTATCGCAATGAGAGAATTTGTAATTAGAGATAGCCTGAATATCAG ATACCACCCTGTCAAATGA
- the LOC131334129 gene encoding vicilin-like seed storage protein At2g18540, with amino-acid sequence MTTPPEDNGYANLEFPEFYEKMHTKKDNTWIDDICAANHSKMLSQREESSQSGVQWTPEGMSGDVLGKRKRYILGFGVGPKPTSSSSKTDIASQARDEELQNYKANMEKIEMEREEEKREREQERREREHERREREEEKRQREEERREYEAVQKKMADRLLLLEEKTQAHSSPTHRGGQFITSTSTRRESEKQRRQQEVVQKNKEDLVLIWQENSKALGPRINHGGHISSTSTSGRRAH; translated from the exons ATGACTACACCG CCGGAGGATAATGGATATGCAAACCTTGAATTTCCAGAATTCTATGAGAAAATGCATACCAAGAAGGATAATACTTGGATTGATGATATTTGCGCTGCCAACCAC TCAAAGATGCTTAGCCAACGAGAAGAATCTTCTCAGTCCGGTGTACAGTGGACACCCGAAGGGATGTCTGGAGATGTGCttgggaagaggaagag GTACATACTTGGATTTGGGGTCGGCCCGAAGCCCACTTCCTCTTCTTCAAAAACTGATATTGCGTCACAGGCACGAGATGAAGAACTACAGAACTATAAAGCAAATATGgagaaaatagagatggagcgtgaggaggagaagagagagcgTGAGCAGGAAAGGAGGGAGCGTGAGCATGAGAGGAGAGAGCGCGAGGAAGAGAAGAGACAACGTgaggaagagaggagagagtatGAGGCAGTGCAGAAAAAGATGGCTGATCGTCTACTTCTGTTGGAGGAAAAGACACAAGCACATAGTTCACCTACCCATCGTGGAGGGCAATTCATCACTTCCACTTCtactaggagagagagtgagaaacaGAGGAGACAACAAGAGGTGGTGCAGAAAAATAAGGAAGATCTTGTACTTATATGGCAGGAAAATTCAAAAGCACTTGGTCCACGTATCAATCATGGAGGGCACATCTCTTCCACTTCTACTAGTGGTAGGAGGGCACATTG A